Proteins from one Amycolatopsis benzoatilytica AK 16/65 genomic window:
- the kdpB gene encoding potassium-transporting ATPase subunit KdpB, whose product MTITQQRTPEEETQHHVENTGRVGAGVFSPKQLWSSLPDALRKLHPKHQLKNPVMFVVWAGSVLTTVFAVTDPSVFSILIAIWLWFTVVFANLAEAVAEGRGKAQAESLRRTKKETVARRLNEDGSEEQVPGVDLRVGDRVVVEAGQVIPGDGDVVEGIATVDESAITGESAPVIRESGGDRSAVTGGTTVLSDRIVVRISTKPGESFVDRMIALVEGASRQKTPNEIALTILLATLTVIFLLAVVALQPMAAYSGSEQSVIVLTALLVCLIPTTIGALLSAIGIAGMDRLVQRNVLATSGRAVEAAGDVSTLLLDKTGTITFGNRRATELIPVGGSTMTDLARAARLSSLADGTPEGRSIVELTAEQHGLPAAADDAEKLAEFVPFTAQTRMSGIDIGDREVRKGATSAVRQWVRERGGDVPDETERVVDEISQQGGTPLVVAEAAGGKANVCGVIRLSDVVKPGMKERFEELRTMGIKTVMITGDNPLTAKAIAEDAGVDDYLAEARPEDKMALIKKEQEGGRLVAMTGDGTNDAPALAQSDVGVAMNTGTMAAKEAGNMVDLDSNPTKLIEIVEIGKQLLITRGALTTFSVANDLAKYFAILPAMFTSIFAQLGALNIMHLATPKSAILSAVVFNALIIVALIPLALRGVRYRPSSASALLRRNLLVYGLGGIVSPFLGIWVIDLIVRHIPGIG is encoded by the coding sequence ATGACCATCACCCAACAGCGGACTCCGGAAGAGGAGACGCAGCACCACGTCGAAAACACCGGACGGGTCGGGGCCGGCGTCTTCAGCCCGAAGCAGCTGTGGTCGTCCCTGCCGGACGCGCTGCGCAAGCTGCACCCCAAGCACCAGCTCAAAAACCCCGTCATGTTCGTGGTGTGGGCCGGTTCGGTGCTCACCACCGTCTTCGCGGTCACCGACCCGAGCGTGTTCTCGATCCTCATCGCGATCTGGCTCTGGTTCACCGTCGTGTTCGCGAACCTGGCCGAGGCGGTCGCCGAGGGGCGCGGCAAGGCGCAGGCGGAATCGTTGCGGCGGACCAAGAAGGAGACCGTCGCGCGGCGGCTCAACGAGGACGGCTCCGAGGAGCAGGTGCCCGGGGTGGACCTGCGCGTCGGCGACCGGGTCGTGGTCGAAGCGGGGCAGGTCATCCCCGGCGACGGCGACGTGGTCGAGGGCATCGCCACCGTCGACGAGTCGGCCATCACCGGCGAGTCGGCCCCGGTGATCCGCGAGTCCGGCGGCGACCGGTCGGCGGTCACCGGCGGCACCACGGTGCTGAGCGACCGGATCGTCGTGCGGATCAGCACCAAGCCCGGCGAGTCCTTTGTGGACCGGATGATCGCGTTGGTGGAGGGCGCTTCCCGGCAGAAGACGCCGAACGAGATCGCGCTGACCATCCTGCTGGCCACGCTCACCGTCATCTTCCTGCTCGCCGTCGTCGCGCTGCAGCCGATGGCCGCGTACTCCGGCAGCGAGCAGTCGGTGATCGTGCTGACCGCTTTGCTGGTCTGCCTGATTCCCACGACCATCGGCGCGCTGCTGAGCGCGATCGGCATCGCCGGCATGGACCGGCTGGTGCAGCGCAACGTGCTGGCCACGTCCGGCCGGGCGGTGGAAGCGGCCGGCGACGTGTCGACGCTGCTGCTGGACAAGACCGGCACGATCACCTTCGGCAACCGCCGCGCGACCGAGCTGATCCCGGTCGGCGGGTCGACCATGACCGACCTGGCCCGGGCCGCCCGGCTGTCCAGCCTCGCCGACGGGACGCCGGAAGGGCGCAGCATCGTCGAGCTGACCGCCGAGCAGCACGGGCTGCCCGCGGCCGCCGACGACGCGGAAAAGCTCGCCGAGTTCGTCCCGTTCACCGCGCAGACCCGCATGAGCGGCATCGACATCGGCGATCGCGAGGTCCGCAAGGGCGCGACCTCCGCGGTGCGCCAGTGGGTGCGCGAGCGCGGCGGCGACGTGCCGGACGAGACCGAGCGCGTGGTGGACGAGATCAGCCAGCAGGGCGGGACCCCGCTGGTGGTCGCGGAAGCCGCCGGCGGCAAGGCGAACGTGTGCGGCGTGATCCGGCTGTCCGACGTGGTGAAGCCGGGCATGAAGGAGCGCTTCGAAGAACTGCGCACGATGGGCATCAAGACGGTGATGATCACCGGCGACAACCCGCTCACCGCGAAGGCCATCGCCGAGGACGCGGGCGTCGACGACTATCTCGCCGAGGCCAGGCCCGAGGACAAGATGGCGCTCATCAAGAAGGAGCAGGAGGGCGGCCGGCTCGTCGCGATGACCGGCGACGGCACGAACGACGCGCCCGCGCTCGCCCAGTCCGACGTCGGCGTCGCGATGAACACCGGGACCATGGCGGCCAAGGAGGCCGGCAACATGGTCGACCTCGACTCGAACCCGACGAAACTGATCGAGATCGTCGAGATCGGCAAGCAGCTGCTGATCACCCGCGGCGCGCTCACCACCTTCAGCGTGGCGAACGACCTGGCGAAGTACTTCGCCATCCTGCCGGCGATGTTCACCAGCATCTTCGCCCAGCTCGGCGCGCTGAACATCATGCACCTGGCCACGCCGAAGTCGGCGATTCTCTCCGCGGTCGTCTTCAACGCGCTGATCATCGTCGCGCTGATCCCGCTCGCCCTGCGCGGGGTGCGCTACCGGCCGTCGTCGGCGTCCGCGCTGCTGCGCCGCAACCTGCTCGTCTACGGC
- the kdpA gene encoding potassium-transporting ATPase subunit KdpA, with product MSDVVSGFLQAGLVLVALAVVYKPLGDYLARVFTSEKHLRAEKALYKVVRVDPDTEQHWKTYASGVLGFSFVSVILLYLLQRLQAILPWNFGRGAVSPAVAFNTAVSFVTNTNWQSYTPETTMGHFVQMAGLTVQNFLSAGVGLAVAIAVTRGFVRSRTDRLGNFWVDLTRGTIRVLLPMAFVFALVLVALGVVQSLRSGVAVTNPDGSNSTIALAPAASQEAIKELGTNGGGIFNANSAHPFENPNVWTNLIEIFLILVIPVSLTRAFGQMVGNRKQGYVLLSVMTVLWGAMLALIWTSEARSGSPAALAAGGNFEGKEVRFGISGTSLFADTTTGTSTGAVNGAHDSLSGLGGGGTMLNMLFGEISPGGVGTGLYGILVMAVIAMFLAGLMVGRTPEYLGKKLGKVEVTCAAISMLAMPVVVLLGSGLALMFPSTRDALGNSGPHGLSEILYGYASTGNNNGSAFGGLTATSDWFQASFSVAMLIGRLVPIIAVLCLAGSLAAQKKVPETAGTLPTTGPLFGTMLTGTVVLVAALTFIPALALGPISEALA from the coding sequence ATGAGTGACGTCGTATCCGGCTTCCTGCAAGCCGGCCTCGTGCTGGTCGCCCTGGCGGTGGTCTACAAACCGCTCGGCGACTACCTCGCCCGCGTCTTCACTTCGGAGAAGCACCTGCGGGCCGAGAAAGCGCTGTACAAGGTGGTCCGGGTCGACCCGGACACCGAACAGCACTGGAAGACCTACGCGTCCGGCGTGCTGGGCTTCTCCTTCGTCTCGGTGATCCTGCTGTACCTGCTGCAACGGCTGCAGGCGATCCTGCCGTGGAACTTCGGCCGCGGCGCGGTGTCGCCGGCGGTCGCGTTCAACACCGCGGTTTCGTTCGTCACCAACACGAACTGGCAGTCCTACACGCCGGAAACCACGATGGGCCACTTCGTCCAGATGGCCGGGCTCACCGTGCAGAACTTCCTGTCCGCGGGAGTCGGGCTCGCCGTGGCGATCGCGGTGACGCGAGGGTTCGTCCGCTCGCGCACCGACCGGCTCGGCAATTTCTGGGTCGACCTGACCCGCGGCACGATCCGCGTGCTGCTGCCGATGGCGTTCGTCTTCGCGCTCGTCCTGGTCGCGCTCGGCGTGGTGCAGAGCCTGCGTTCCGGCGTCGCGGTGACCAACCCGGACGGCAGCAACAGCACCATCGCGCTGGCGCCGGCGGCGAGCCAGGAGGCGATCAAGGAGCTGGGCACCAACGGCGGCGGGATCTTCAACGCGAACTCCGCGCACCCGTTCGAGAACCCGAACGTGTGGACCAACCTCATCGAGATCTTCCTGATCCTGGTGATCCCGGTCTCCCTCACCCGCGCCTTCGGGCAGATGGTGGGCAACCGCAAGCAGGGCTACGTCCTGCTCTCGGTGATGACCGTGCTGTGGGGCGCGATGCTCGCACTGATCTGGACCTCGGAAGCGCGCTCCGGCAGCCCGGCCGCGCTGGCCGCGGGCGGCAACTTCGAAGGCAAGGAAGTGCGGTTCGGGATCAGCGGCACGTCGCTGTTCGCCGACACCACCACCGGCACCTCGACCGGCGCGGTCAACGGCGCGCACGACAGCCTGTCCGGCCTCGGCGGCGGCGGCACGATGCTGAACATGCTCTTCGGCGAGATCTCGCCGGGCGGCGTCGGCACCGGCCTGTACGGCATCCTGGTGATGGCCGTCATCGCGATGTTCCTGGCCGGCCTGATGGTCGGGCGCACGCCGGAATACCTCGGCAAGAAGCTCGGCAAGGTCGAGGTCACCTGCGCGGCGATCTCGATGCTCGCGATGCCGGTCGTGGTCCTGCTCGGTTCGGGGCTCGCCCTGATGTTCCCGAGCACCCGCGACGCCCTCGGCAACTCGGGCCCGCACGGGCTTTCCGAGATCCTGTACGGCTACGCGTCCACCGGCAACAACAACGGCAGCGCCTTCGGCGGGCTGACCGCGACCAGCGACTGGTTCCAGGCGTCGTTCTCGGTGGCCATGCTGATCGGCCGGCTCGTGCCCATCATCGCGGTGCTCTGCCTGGCCGGTTCCCTTGCCGCGCAGAAGAAGGTCCCGGAAACCGCGGGCACGCTGCCCACCACCGGGCCGCTGTTCGGGACGATGCTGACCGGCACCGTCGTCCTCGTCGCGGCCCTCACCTTCATCCCGGCGCTCGCGCTGGGGCCGATCTCGGAGGCTTTGGCATGA
- the kdpF gene encoding K(+)-transporting ATPase subunit F → MSGVGTAANVIGGLLALALLGYLFVALVKPEKF, encoded by the coding sequence GTGAGCGGCGTGGGCACCGCGGCCAACGTCATCGGCGGACTGCTGGCGCTGGCCCTTCTCGGCTACTTGTTCGTCGCTCTCGTGAAGCCGGAGAAATTCTGA
- the asnB gene encoding asparagine synthase (glutamine-hydrolyzing), which produces MCGIAGWVSYESDLTQRQEIADAMTETMSCRGPDDRGVWVRRSVALGHRRLAIIDLPGGKQPMSVRTPNGEVAMVYSGEAYNFTELREELTKLGHTWETDSDTEVVLHGYLQWGTDLVDRLNGMYAFAIWDERDQKLVMIRDRMGIKPFYYYPTRDGVLFGSEPKAILANPLARKAVDADGLRELLAFTKRPGWSLWKDMYEVEPGTVVTVTRDGINTRTYWKLDAQQHTDDQETTVARVRDLMTDIVNRQLIADVPRCVLLSGGLDSSAVTGLAAARLVEEGEQLRTFSVDFFGQEENFQPDEMRDTPDSPYIRDVAKLVGSAHQDVMLNPADLSDPDVRRAVVRARDIPSGLGDMDTSLYLLFKAIRGESTVALSGESADEVFGGYRWFHDEAAVNADTFPWLAFRNSLMDDRESLLDPGLAAKLDLPSYIDDQYRTAVAQVDPLDGESARESRMRVISHLHLTRFVRQLLDRKDRMSMAVGLEVRVPFCDHRLVEYVYNAPWSLKTFDGREKSLLRHATKHVLPASVRDRVKSPYPSTQDPGYAIALQQQVKEVLAQKDNPVFDIVGRDWLQAAAETDSSAISQAQRIGMDRTLDLYHWFDMYSPELQLG; this is translated from the coding sequence ATGTGCGGAATCGCGGGCTGGGTGTCCTACGAGTCCGATCTCACGCAGCGCCAGGAGATCGCGGACGCGATGACCGAAACGATGTCCTGCCGCGGCCCGGACGACCGAGGCGTCTGGGTCCGCCGGTCGGTCGCGCTCGGCCACCGCCGGCTGGCGATCATCGACCTGCCCGGCGGCAAACAGCCGATGAGCGTCCGCACGCCCAACGGCGAGGTCGCGATGGTCTACAGCGGCGAGGCGTACAACTTCACCGAACTGCGCGAAGAGCTCACCAAGCTCGGCCACACCTGGGAGACCGACAGCGACACCGAGGTCGTCCTGCACGGCTACCTGCAGTGGGGCACCGACCTGGTGGACCGGCTCAACGGCATGTACGCGTTCGCGATCTGGGACGAGCGCGACCAGAAACTCGTGATGATCCGCGACCGGATGGGCATCAAGCCGTTCTACTACTACCCCACTCGCGACGGCGTGCTGTTCGGCTCGGAGCCGAAAGCGATCCTGGCGAACCCGTTGGCGCGCAAGGCAGTCGACGCGGACGGGCTCCGCGAGCTGCTGGCCTTCACGAAGCGGCCGGGCTGGTCGCTGTGGAAGGACATGTACGAAGTCGAGCCGGGCACCGTCGTGACGGTGACCCGCGACGGCATCAACACCCGGACCTACTGGAAGCTCGACGCCCAGCAGCACACCGACGACCAGGAGACCACGGTCGCGCGGGTGCGCGATCTGATGACCGACATCGTCAACCGGCAGCTGATCGCCGACGTGCCGCGCTGCGTCCTGCTTTCCGGCGGCCTCGACTCCAGTGCGGTCACCGGCCTCGCCGCCGCCCGCCTCGTCGAGGAGGGCGAGCAGCTCCGCACGTTCTCCGTCGACTTCTTCGGCCAGGAGGAGAACTTCCAGCCGGACGAGATGCGCGACACCCCGGACTCGCCCTACATCCGCGACGTCGCGAAGCTGGTCGGGTCCGCGCACCAGGACGTAATGCTGAACCCGGCCGACCTGAGCGACCCGGACGTGCGCCGCGCGGTCGTGCGGGCCCGCGACATCCCGTCCGGGCTCGGCGACATGGACACGTCGTTGTACTTGCTGTTCAAGGCGATCCGCGGGGAATCGACGGTCGCGCTGTCCGGCGAGTCGGCGGACGAGGTGTTCGGCGGGTACCGCTGGTTCCACGACGAGGCCGCGGTGAACGCGGACACCTTCCCGTGGCTGGCCTTCCGCAACAGCCTGATGGACGACCGGGAGTCGCTGCTCGATCCGGGACTGGCCGCGAAACTGGACCTGCCCTCCTACATCGACGACCAGTACCGCACCGCGGTGGCCCAGGTCGACCCGCTGGACGGCGAATCCGCCCGCGAGTCCCGGATGCGGGTCATCTCGCACCTGCACCTGACCCGTTTCGTCCGGCAGCTGCTGGACCGCAAGGACCGGATGTCGATGGCGGTCGGGCTGGAGGTCCGGGTGCCGTTCTGCGACCACCGGCTGGTCGAGTACGTCTACAACGCGCCGTGGTCGCTGAAAACCTTCGACGGCCGGGAAAAGAGCTTGCTGCGGCACGCGACCAAACACGTGCTGCCGGCGTCGGTGCGCGACCGGGTGAAGAGCCCGTATCCGTCCACGCAGGACCCCGGCTACGCGATCGCGCTGCAGCAGCAGGTCAAGGAAGTCCTGGCGCAGAAGGACAACCCGGTATTCGACATCGTCGGCCGCGACTGGCTGCAGGCCGCCGCGGAAACCGATTCGTCCGCGATCAGCCAGGCCCAGCGCATCGGCATGGACCGCACTCTGGACCTGTACCACTGGTTCGACATGTACTCGCCGGAACTGCAGCTGGGCTGA
- a CDS encoding GNAT family N-acetyltransferase — MPGSGESEIVLIPLDEPELARLLEAAVADADPLEVMPPVDGPAGWNDARREAFLAFHRRRSLNPDTAIETTWLIEVDGNPAGAARLRPVSGQAAMEVEAGVWLSRSMRGRGIGKRVAEVLMEAARDGGAARFVATTTVDNTAARRLLSGAGAELDVHGADVDARLEL, encoded by the coding sequence GTGCCTGGATCCGGAGAATCCGAGATCGTGCTGATCCCGCTGGACGAGCCCGAGCTCGCGCGGCTGCTCGAGGCCGCGGTGGCCGACGCCGACCCGCTCGAAGTCATGCCGCCGGTGGACGGCCCGGCGGGCTGGAACGACGCGCGGCGCGAGGCGTTCCTGGCGTTTCACCGGCGTCGTTCGCTCAACCCGGACACCGCGATCGAGACCACCTGGCTGATCGAGGTCGACGGGAACCCGGCCGGTGCGGCCCGGCTGCGGCCGGTGTCCGGCCAGGCGGCGATGGAGGTCGAAGCCGGGGTGTGGCTGAGCCGGTCCATGCGCGGGCGCGGGATCGGCAAGCGCGTCGCCGAGGTGCTGATGGAAGCCGCCCGGGACGGCGGCGCGGCCCGGTTCGTCGCGACGACCACAGTGGACAACACCGCCGCCCGGCGGCTGCTGAGCGGGGCGGGCGCGGAGCTGGACGTGCACGGCGCGGACGTGGACGCGCGGCTGGAACTCTGA
- a CDS encoding Gfo/Idh/MocA family protein, whose product MRLGLAGTGRIGAAHAETLAAFAEVESVVVADVDPARAKATAAKLGVEAADGIDALFGAGLDGLVIAAATDAHPSLILRAVDAGLPVFCEKPVAADIPGTLAVIDRIAGSDVPVQIGFQRRFDAGYQAARAAVENGELGWLHSVRATTLDPAPPPAEYVAHSGGLFRDCGVHDFDIVRWVTGREVEEVFAVGRNKGEQFFAEAGDVDTAAVAMTLDDGTLATVSLTRYNGAGYDVRFEALGSKGNAVVGLDGRAPLRSVEPGFAPLPGPAYPGFMERFRPAYAAELREFLAVAAGRAPSPAGAADALEAFYIAEACEVSRRENRPVRVAEVRR is encoded by the coding sequence ATGAGGTTGGGACTGGCGGGCACCGGGCGGATCGGCGCGGCGCACGCGGAAACGCTCGCCGCGTTCGCCGAGGTCGAGTCGGTGGTGGTGGCCGACGTCGATCCGGCGCGGGCCAAGGCGACCGCGGCGAAGCTCGGCGTGGAGGCGGCCGACGGGATCGACGCGCTGTTCGGCGCGGGTCTCGACGGGCTGGTGATCGCCGCCGCCACTGACGCGCACCCGTCGCTGATCCTGCGCGCGGTCGACGCCGGCCTGCCGGTTTTCTGCGAAAAGCCGGTGGCCGCGGACATTCCGGGCACGCTGGCGGTGATCGACCGGATCGCCGGCTCGGACGTGCCGGTGCAAATCGGGTTCCAGCGCCGGTTCGACGCGGGCTACCAGGCGGCGCGTGCCGCGGTGGAAAACGGCGAACTGGGCTGGCTGCACAGCGTCCGGGCGACCACTTTGGACCCGGCCCCGCCGCCGGCGGAGTACGTCGCGCATTCCGGCGGGCTGTTCCGGGACTGCGGCGTGCACGACTTCGACATCGTCCGGTGGGTGACCGGGCGGGAGGTCGAGGAGGTGTTCGCGGTGGGGCGCAACAAGGGCGAGCAGTTCTTCGCGGAGGCCGGAGACGTCGACACCGCGGCCGTAGCGATGACGCTGGACGACGGAACTCTCGCGACGGTTTCGCTCACGCGCTACAACGGAGCCGGCTACGACGTGCGGTTCGAGGCGCTCGGCTCGAAGGGGAATGCCGTGGTGGGCTTGGACGGACGGGCTCCGCTGCGGTCGGTAGAGCCGGGGTTCGCGCCGTTGCCGGGGCCGGCGTATCCGGGATTCATGGAACGGTTCCGGCCGGCGTACGCGGCTGAGCTGCGGGAGTTCCTGGCGGTGGCGGCAGGCCGGGCACCGTCTCCAGCCGGGGCGGCAGACGCGCTGGAGGCGTTCTATATCGCGGAAGCGTGCGAAGTCTCGCGCCGGGAGAACCGGCCGGTCCGAGTGGCGGAGGTGCGCAGGTAG
- a CDS encoding LacI family DNA-binding transcriptional regulator, producing MGRPTMEDVAARAGVSRALVSLVMRNAPNVSARRRAAVLEAADELGYSPHVMARSLASRTSTVLGVMVNDLRNAFFADVVEGLDAAAQAAGFDLILNTGGRMPAREGAALRSLLSFRPAGVILLSPVVPAAAIEAAARQCPVVLVSRTSRLSGVDTVNDDGEAGAALAVEHLVQLGHRRIAHLDGGGAAGAAARRRGFQRAMRAHGLAPLVVRSEHTDTAGEKAVRELLSAGMPTALLAGNDFNAVGAISALEEHGLRVPEDVSVVGYDNTSLASLRHISLTTVDQPRTEMGRLAFDALLERVRGERAEPVRHLLHPSLVVRSTTGPNPLDEEAQR from the coding sequence ATGGGCAGGCCCACGATGGAGGACGTGGCCGCACGGGCCGGAGTCTCCCGGGCGCTGGTGTCGCTCGTGATGCGCAATGCGCCGAACGTCTCCGCGCGGCGGCGCGCCGCAGTGCTCGAAGCCGCCGACGAACTGGGCTATTCCCCGCACGTGATGGCGCGGTCGCTGGCCAGCCGTACGTCGACCGTGCTGGGGGTGATGGTGAACGATCTGCGCAACGCTTTCTTCGCCGATGTGGTGGAAGGACTGGACGCGGCGGCGCAGGCGGCCGGGTTCGACCTGATCCTGAACACCGGCGGCCGGATGCCGGCGCGGGAAGGCGCGGCGTTGCGGAGCCTGCTGTCGTTCCGTCCGGCCGGCGTGATCCTTTTGTCGCCGGTGGTTCCGGCAGCGGCGATCGAAGCGGCGGCCCGGCAGTGTCCGGTGGTGCTGGTTTCCCGCACGTCGCGACTGTCCGGAGTGGACACCGTGAACGACGACGGCGAGGCGGGCGCGGCGCTCGCGGTCGAGCATCTGGTCCAGCTGGGGCACCGCCGGATCGCGCATCTCGACGGCGGGGGAGCGGCCGGCGCGGCCGCGCGACGGCGAGGATTCCAGCGGGCGATGCGCGCGCACGGCCTCGCGCCGCTCGTGGTGCGCAGTGAGCACACGGACACGGCTGGCGAGAAGGCGGTGCGGGAACTGCTCTCCGCCGGAATGCCCACCGCATTGCTGGCGGGCAACGACTTCAACGCCGTCGGTGCGATCTCAGCGCTGGAAGAACACGGCCTGCGCGTGCCGGAGGACGTTTCGGTGGTGGGCTATGACAACACCTCGCTGGCGTCGCTGCGGCACATCTCGCTGACCACAGTGGATCAGCCACGGACCGAGATGGGCCGGCTGGCTTTCGACGCGCTGCTGGAGCGCGTCCGCGGCGAACGCGCCGAACCGGTGCGGCATCTGCTTCATCCGTCCCTGGTGGTGCGGTCGACCACCGGGCCGAACCCACTCGACGAGGAGGCGCAACGATGA
- a CDS encoding sugar phosphate isomerase/epimerase family protein, with product MTAKIRVAAAPISWGVCEVPGWGRVLDSPVVLGEMAGLGITATELGPPGYLPRDPAELKALLESYRLELLGGFLAVALHRNPATAVAEAEESAALFAACGAGLLVLAAATGLDGYDERPELTAAEWSTLVRTAGQIRDVAAKHGLQTVLHPHVGTHVETEAEVERFLADSDLPLCLDTGHLLIGGTDPVALAQRHPHRIGHLHLKDVRGDLASAVRAGRLPYAEAVGQGLYVPLGQGDVDLEAMIRAVTEAGYRGWYVLEQDTALSEDSPVDQPGRDVAASLAYLRKITG from the coding sequence ATGACCGCGAAGATCCGTGTCGCCGCCGCCCCGATTTCCTGGGGAGTGTGCGAAGTTCCCGGCTGGGGCCGGGTGCTCGACTCCCCGGTCGTCCTCGGCGAAATGGCCGGACTCGGCATCACCGCAACGGAACTCGGGCCGCCCGGCTACCTGCCGCGCGATCCGGCCGAGCTGAAAGCGTTGCTGGAAAGCTACCGGCTCGAACTGCTCGGCGGCTTCCTCGCCGTTGCCCTGCATCGGAATCCGGCCACTGCCGTCGCCGAAGCCGAAGAATCGGCCGCGCTCTTCGCCGCGTGCGGCGCCGGCCTGCTGGTGCTCGCCGCGGCGACCGGGCTCGACGGTTACGACGAACGGCCGGAGCTGACCGCCGCCGAATGGTCCACTTTGGTCCGCACAGCGGGCCAGATCCGCGACGTGGCGGCGAAGCACGGCCTGCAGACCGTACTGCACCCGCACGTCGGCACGCACGTGGAGACTGAAGCCGAGGTCGAACGTTTCCTGGCGGACTCGGATCTTCCGCTCTGCCTGGACACCGGGCACCTGCTGATCGGCGGCACCGATCCGGTCGCGCTCGCGCAGCGGCATCCGCATCGGATCGGCCATCTGCACCTCAAGGACGTCCGCGGCGACCTGGCATCCGCGGTTCGCGCTGGCAGACTGCCCTATGCCGAGGCGGTCGGCCAGGGCCTTTACGTGCCGCTCGGCCAAGGCGACGTCGATCTCGAAGCCATGATCCGCGCGGTGACCGAAGCGGGCTACCGCGGCTGGTACGTGCTGGAGCAAGATACCGCGCTGAGCGAGGACAGCCCGGTCGACCAGCCCGGCCGGGACGTCGCGGCCAGCCTCGCATACCTGAGGAAGATCACCGGCTGA
- a CDS encoding sugar ABC transporter substrate-binding protein — MSHRWGRKRRSGRLTAGLLAAGLLLSACTGPAAEPKSTAPAAAPTPSGPLRVSVITHGTAGDAFWNVVKNGAEQAGKDLGVQVEYASDGDPGAQAKLIDNAVAQQTGGLVVSMANPDALRPSIEAAVRAGIPVITINSGEDKSAEYGALTHVGQNESIAGQDAGKKFKELGKHKLLCVIHEAGNVGQAQRCDGAKAGFAGTVQTLQVDISNPADAESRIRGAVQTDASIDAVLTLNSQVAARAVSAIKSVGSKAQVATFDLNSDVVAAIKTGDVLFAVDQQQYEQGYLPVQFLKLYRDNANVVGGGKPVLTGPDLVDKSTVDKVGQYVQRGTR; from the coding sequence ATGTCCCATCGCTGGGGGCGCAAACGGCGCTCCGGCCGCTTGACGGCGGGCCTGCTGGCCGCCGGTCTGCTGCTGTCCGCGTGCACTGGCCCTGCCGCCGAGCCGAAGTCGACCGCACCCGCGGCCGCGCCGACGCCGTCCGGGCCGCTGAGGGTCTCGGTGATCACGCACGGCACCGCGGGCGACGCGTTCTGGAACGTGGTGAAGAACGGTGCCGAACAAGCGGGCAAAGACCTTGGCGTGCAGGTGGAGTACGCGTCGGACGGCGATCCGGGCGCGCAGGCGAAGCTGATCGACAACGCGGTCGCGCAGCAGACCGGCGGGCTCGTCGTCTCGATGGCGAACCCGGACGCGCTGCGGCCGTCCATCGAGGCCGCGGTCCGCGCCGGGATCCCGGTGATCACGATCAACTCCGGCGAAGACAAGAGCGCGGAGTACGGCGCGCTCACCCACGTCGGGCAGAACGAGTCGATCGCCGGGCAGGACGCCGGGAAGAAGTTCAAGGAGCTCGGCAAGCACAAGCTGCTCTGCGTGATCCACGAGGCCGGCAACGTCGGGCAGGCGCAACGCTGCGACGGCGCGAAGGCCGGATTCGCCGGCACCGTGCAGACGCTGCAGGTGGACATCTCCAACCCGGCCGACGCCGAATCGCGCATCCGCGGCGCGGTGCAGACCGATGCCTCGATCGACGCGGTCCTCACGCTGAATTCGCAGGTCGCCGCCCGCGCGGTGAGCGCGATCAAGTCGGTCGGGTCGAAGGCGCAGGTCGCCACGTTCGACCTGAACTCCGACGTGGTGGCCGCGATCAAGACCGGCGACGTGCTCTTCGCGGTCGACCAGCAGCAGTACGAACAGGGCTACCTGCCGGTGCAGTTCCTCAAGCTGTACCGGGACAACGCGAATGTCGTCGGCGGCGGCAAGCCGGTGCTCACCGGACCCGACCTGGTCGACAAATCCACAGTGGACAAGGTCGGCCAGTACGTGCAAAGGGGCACCCGATGA